A region of Pseudarthrobacter sp. NIBRBAC000502770 DNA encodes the following proteins:
- a CDS encoding ROK family transcriptional regulator, translated as MGDFNLTVILDAIRRTSGGLSRVELAQIVGLSPQTISNISRRLLDQNLIVEAGKEGSGPGKPRTILRLNPGGMYALGVHLDPAVTTFVVLDLVGAVVRHSRIKTPGGNDPAAVIATIAAELAQLVEDSGVDHARIAGLGVAAPGPIDLDHGTVVDPPLLPGWDRVELRNALAKATGYSVLVDKDVTSAAVAETWAGGPSGAGSFVFMYMGTGIGCGIVLNDEVVRGTSGNAGEIGHIIVDPDGPPCDCGQRGCVKSSCIPQVLVAEAVAAGVLEGAQAGSAAEIQQSFSELCARAYAGDEGAAAILDKSAVLVARAVSVVTNTLDVERVVFGGPFWTCLSQRYLELVPPLLDANSAARLIHPIEVVGTGVGEDVGAIGAASLVLEHTLAPRAQRLLLES; from the coding sequence ATGGGGGACTTCAACCTCACGGTCATCCTCGACGCAATCCGCAGGACCTCCGGGGGACTGAGCCGGGTGGAACTCGCCCAGATCGTTGGCCTGTCGCCGCAGACCATCTCGAACATATCCCGCCGCCTGCTGGACCAGAACCTGATCGTCGAAGCCGGCAAGGAGGGCAGCGGCCCCGGCAAGCCCCGCACCATCCTGCGCCTGAACCCCGGCGGCATGTACGCCCTCGGTGTCCACCTGGACCCGGCCGTGACCACATTCGTGGTGCTTGACCTCGTGGGAGCCGTGGTGCGGCACTCCCGGATCAAGACCCCGGGCGGAAACGATCCCGCCGCCGTGATCGCCACCATCGCCGCGGAGCTGGCCCAGCTCGTGGAGGATTCCGGCGTGGACCATGCCCGCATCGCAGGACTCGGAGTGGCCGCTCCAGGTCCCATCGACCTGGACCACGGCACCGTGGTGGACCCGCCACTGCTTCCCGGATGGGACAGGGTGGAACTGCGGAACGCGCTGGCCAAGGCCACCGGCTATTCCGTGCTGGTGGACAAGGACGTCACCAGCGCCGCCGTGGCGGAAACATGGGCGGGCGGCCCCAGCGGCGCCGGCAGTTTCGTGTTCATGTACATGGGGACCGGCATCGGCTGCGGGATCGTCCTGAACGATGAGGTGGTCCGCGGCACATCCGGCAACGCCGGCGAGATCGGCCACATCATCGTGGACCCGGACGGACCGCCCTGCGATTGCGGCCAGCGCGGCTGCGTGAAGTCATCCTGCATACCGCAGGTCCTGGTGGCGGAAGCTGTGGCAGCGGGAGTCCTGGAGGGGGCCCAGGCCGGAAGTGCCGCCGAAATCCAGCAGAGCTTTTCCGAGCTGTGCGCCCGTGCCTACGCCGGCGACGAGGGCGCCGCCGCCATCCTGGACAAGTCCGCCGTCCTGGTTGCCCGGGCGGTCTCGGTGGTCACCAACACCCTGGATGTTGAACGGGTGGTCTTCGGTGGCCCGTTCTGGACCTGCCTGTCGCAGCGCTACCTCGAACTGGTCCCGCCGCTGCTGGACGCCAACAGCGCCGCACGCCTGATCCACCCCATCGAAGTCGTGGGTACAGGGGTGGGGGAGGACGTGGGCGCCATCGGCGCCGCCTCGCTGGTCCTGGAACATACGCTCGCGCCGCGCGCCCAGCGGCTCCTGCTGGAAAGCTGA
- a CDS encoding FAD-dependent oxidoreductase — MIPDPTDVVVIGAGQAGLSAAYHLQRRGLSFAVLDAEEGPGGAWRHRWKSLRMATVNGISDLPGIAKPEVDPAEPSSEFLTRYFAGYEAELGLAVHRPVKVRAVRREDSNPAGRLRIETSDGDWRAKALINATGTWTRPFWPIYPGRSSFRGRQLHVADYVSADEFRGRHVIVVGGGISAVGLLEEISRVTSTSWFTRREPVWRDEAFDARAGHDAVALVEERVRMGLPPQSVVSVTGLIWTRALRAAKERGALARQPMFTAIEPEGVRRADGTLLKADVILWATGFRAELEHLAPLQLRGPGGGIAMDGTQVAAEPRVHLVGYGPSSSTIGANRAGRAAVAAILKLPAMATVTAAEPVTWG; from the coding sequence GTGATTCCTGACCCAACCGATGTGGTGGTCATCGGGGCCGGCCAGGCAGGCCTGTCGGCGGCGTACCATCTCCAGCGCCGCGGGCTCAGCTTCGCCGTGCTCGACGCCGAGGAAGGTCCCGGCGGCGCGTGGCGGCACCGCTGGAAGAGCTTGCGCATGGCCACCGTCAACGGGATCAGCGACCTTCCCGGGATCGCCAAGCCGGAGGTGGACCCCGCGGAACCAAGCTCGGAATTCCTGACCCGCTATTTCGCCGGCTATGAGGCGGAGCTGGGGCTTGCCGTCCACCGGCCGGTGAAGGTGCGGGCCGTGCGGCGCGAGGACAGCAATCCGGCCGGGCGGCTGCGGATCGAAACGTCCGACGGCGACTGGCGCGCCAAGGCACTCATCAACGCCACGGGCACGTGGACCCGCCCGTTCTGGCCCATCTATCCCGGCCGTTCCTCGTTCCGCGGCAGGCAACTGCATGTGGCCGACTACGTGTCCGCGGATGAGTTCCGCGGCCGGCACGTGATCGTGGTGGGCGGCGGGATTTCTGCCGTGGGGCTGCTGGAGGAGATTTCCCGCGTCACTTCCACCAGCTGGTTCACGCGCCGGGAGCCGGTGTGGCGCGACGAAGCGTTTGATGCCAGGGCGGGCCATGACGCCGTGGCACTCGTGGAGGAGCGCGTCCGCATGGGGCTCCCACCGCAAAGCGTCGTATCGGTGACGGGCCTGATCTGGACGCGCGCCCTTCGTGCAGCGAAGGAACGGGGCGCGCTGGCCCGGCAGCCCATGTTTACCGCCATTGAACCCGAGGGGGTCCGCCGCGCCGACGGCACCCTGCTCAAGGCCGACGTCATCCTGTGGGCCACAGGGTTCAGGGCGGAACTGGAACACCTGGCGCCGCTCCAGCTGCGGGGACCGGGCGGCGGGATCGCCATGGACGGAACGCAGGTGGCGGCCGAGCCGCGCGTCCACCTGGTCGGGTACGGCCCGTCGTCGTCCACCATCGGCGCCAACCGTGCCGGACGGGCAGCAGTGGCAGCGATCCTGAAGCTGCCGGCGATGGCGACGGTGACGGCGGCGGAACCGGTAACGTGGGGGTGA
- a CDS encoding class I SAM-dependent methyltransferase, whose amino-acid sequence MDTEDAGQSGTGARGHAARLEKALGVVLGTSEVPLRLRAWDGSEAGPANAPVLEFKSRKALRRMLWSPGQLGLSRAYVAGDIDAPGDIFAAFAALSSAGKFAEPGPFRPLSASELWLLVRTAVRLGAVGPSPAPPPEEARIARKGRMHSRGRDSAAISHHYDVGNDFYALVLGPSMVYSCAVWPDEGAPPGGGPDNGLDSAQEAKLDLVCRKLGLQPGMRVLDVGCGWGSFALHAAARYGARVVGVTLSMEQAILARKRAADAGLTDRVEIRVQDYRDVNDGPYDAISSIGMSEHVGRPQTPAYAAALFGLLRPGGRLLNHAISWNAGPTAPDPDSFIPRYVFPDGEMISLGEMVSALETARFEVLDVEALRPHYALTLRAWVRRLEQNWAEAVQLAGEGRARVWRLYMAASAIGFENGLTGVNQVLVRRPGGEEPPLRRTAWL is encoded by the coding sequence ATGGACACTGAAGACGCCGGACAGAGCGGAACCGGAGCGCGCGGGCACGCCGCCAGGCTGGAGAAGGCGCTGGGGGTCGTTTTGGGCACCAGCGAAGTCCCGCTGAGGCTGCGGGCATGGGACGGCTCGGAAGCAGGCCCCGCCAACGCACCGGTCCTGGAGTTCAAGTCCCGGAAGGCTTTGCGGCGGATGCTCTGGTCACCGGGGCAGCTTGGCCTGAGCCGGGCGTACGTGGCAGGCGACATCGACGCCCCCGGTGACATCTTCGCAGCCTTCGCTGCGTTGAGTTCGGCCGGGAAGTTCGCCGAGCCCGGACCCTTCCGGCCGCTTTCCGCCAGCGAACTCTGGCTGCTGGTGCGTACCGCGGTCCGGCTGGGCGCTGTTGGACCCAGCCCTGCCCCTCCGCCCGAAGAGGCGCGGATCGCCAGGAAGGGCAGGATGCACTCCCGTGGACGGGATTCGGCTGCCATCTCGCATCACTACGACGTCGGCAACGATTTTTACGCCTTGGTGCTGGGACCCTCAATGGTCTACTCCTGCGCTGTGTGGCCGGACGAAGGCGCCCCTCCCGGCGGCGGCCCGGACAATGGACTGGACTCGGCGCAGGAAGCCAAGCTGGACCTTGTCTGCCGCAAGCTGGGCCTCCAGCCCGGGATGCGGGTCCTCGATGTTGGCTGCGGGTGGGGCAGCTTCGCCCTCCATGCCGCGGCAAGGTACGGCGCCAGGGTGGTGGGCGTGACGCTGTCAATGGAGCAGGCCATCCTGGCACGCAAGCGCGCAGCCGACGCCGGCCTCACCGACAGGGTGGAGATCCGGGTCCAGGACTACCGGGACGTCAACGACGGGCCCTACGATGCCATCAGCTCCATCGGCATGTCCGAGCACGTGGGACGGCCCCAGACCCCTGCCTATGCCGCAGCGCTCTTCGGGCTGCTCCGCCCCGGCGGCCGGCTGCTGAACCATGCCATCTCCTGGAACGCCGGCCCCACCGCCCCTGATCCCGACTCATTCATCCCCCGGTACGTCTTCCCGGACGGCGAGATGATCAGCCTGGGCGAAATGGTGTCCGCCCTGGAGACTGCCCGGTTCGAAGTCCTCGACGTGGAAGCACTGCGCCCCCACTACGCGCTGACCCTCCGGGCGTGGGTCAGGCGGCTGGAGCAGAACTGGGCGGAAGCGGTGCAATTGGCCGGAGAAGGGCGCGCGCGGGTGTGGCGGCTGTACATGGCGGCCAGCGCCATCGGATTCGAAAACGGACTCACTGGAGTCAACCAGGTCCTGGTGCGCCGTCCGGGCGGGGAGGAACCGCCGTTGCGCCGCACAGCCTGGCTGTGA
- the mctP gene encoding monocarboxylate uptake permease MctP, whose amino-acid sequence MNTREINWTALIIVVLLFVIVAVMGFLAAKWRRSTEVEGLHSLDEWGLGGRGFGTWITWFLLGGDLYTAYTFVAVPAAMWATGAVSGFFAVPYTIVLYPIIFIIMSRLWSVSHRHGYVTSADFVGGRYGSRWLSLAVAVTGIVATMPYIALQLVGIKAVLTVLGLGSSGNVLLTDLPLILAFVVLAAYTYTSGLRAPAMIAVVKDLLIYLAVIVAVIYLPIKFGGWDTIFGAAQTKLGAVNQATGKPAGVFVPGAANYSAYWSLALGSAMALFMYPHSVTAVLASKARNTIRRNAAILPLYSLMLGFLALLGFVAIKAGTKPIDLDGSVNPQLVVPQLFLDHFPAWFAGIALAAIAIGALVPAAIMSIAAANMFTRNIYRDFIRPDVDPKTEAKVSKIVSLVVKVGALVFVIAMDQSAAINMQLLGGIWILQTFPAVVAGLYTRWFDRWALLIGWAVGIIFGTVSAYNVVNPVTKAHFGGSVAPIPGTDFSVYIAVSAFALNLVVAAVLTLVMRALKVRTGEDLTRPTDYAADETDPKVVQIEKTQHFTQPGGPSPVA is encoded by the coding sequence ATGAACACGCGCGAGATCAACTGGACTGCCCTGATCATTGTGGTGCTGCTGTTCGTCATCGTGGCCGTGATGGGCTTCCTCGCCGCCAAGTGGCGCCGCAGCACCGAAGTGGAAGGGCTGCACAGCCTGGACGAGTGGGGACTGGGCGGCCGCGGCTTCGGCACCTGGATCACCTGGTTCCTCCTGGGCGGGGACCTCTACACCGCGTACACCTTCGTGGCGGTGCCGGCAGCCATGTGGGCCACCGGCGCGGTAAGCGGCTTCTTCGCGGTTCCGTACACGATCGTCCTGTATCCGATCATCTTCATCATCATGAGCCGGCTGTGGTCCGTATCGCACCGCCACGGCTACGTCACCTCGGCGGACTTCGTGGGCGGCCGCTATGGCAGCCGCTGGCTCTCCCTGGCCGTGGCCGTGACGGGCATCGTCGCCACCATGCCCTACATTGCGCTGCAGCTGGTGGGTATCAAAGCAGTCCTTACCGTCCTTGGCCTGGGGAGCTCCGGCAACGTGCTGCTGACCGACCTGCCGCTGATCCTGGCCTTCGTGGTCCTGGCCGCCTACACCTACACCTCGGGCCTGCGCGCCCCGGCGATGATCGCCGTCGTGAAGGACCTCCTGATCTACCTTGCGGTGATTGTCGCCGTGATCTACCTGCCCATCAAGTTCGGCGGCTGGGACACCATTTTCGGGGCGGCGCAGACCAAGCTGGGGGCGGTGAACCAGGCCACGGGCAAGCCGGCGGGTGTCTTCGTCCCCGGGGCGGCGAACTACTCCGCCTACTGGTCGCTGGCGCTGGGCTCGGCCATGGCGCTGTTCATGTATCCGCACTCGGTGACCGCGGTGCTGGCCTCGAAGGCACGCAACACCATCCGCCGCAATGCCGCCATCCTGCCGCTGTACTCCCTGATGCTCGGATTCCTGGCCCTGCTGGGTTTCGTGGCCATCAAGGCGGGCACCAAGCCAATCGACCTGGACGGATCGGTCAATCCGCAGCTGGTGGTCCCGCAGCTGTTCCTTGACCACTTCCCGGCCTGGTTCGCCGGGATCGCACTGGCCGCGATTGCCATCGGGGCCCTGGTGCCTGCAGCGATCATGTCCATTGCCGCCGCCAACATGTTCACCCGGAACATCTACCGCGACTTCATCCGCCCGGACGTCGATCCAAAGACGGAGGCGAAGGTGTCCAAGATTGTCTCCCTGGTGGTGAAGGTGGGCGCCCTGGTTTTCGTGATCGCCATGGACCAGTCGGCGGCCATCAACATGCAGCTGCTGGGCGGCATCTGGATCCTGCAGACCTTCCCCGCAGTGGTGGCCGGCCTCTACACACGCTGGTTCGACCGCTGGGCCCTGCTGATCGGCTGGGCGGTGGGCATCATCTTCGGTACCGTCTCCGCCTACAACGTGGTCAACCCCGTGACCAAGGCACACTTTGGTGGTTCGGTGGCCCCCATTCCCGGCACGGACTTCAGCGTCTACATTGCCGTGTCGGCGTTCGCGCTGAACCTGGTGGTCGCCGCCGTGCTGACCCTGGTGATGCGGGCCCTCAAGGTCCGGACCGGCGAAGACCTTACCCGCCCCACGGACTACGCCGCCGATGAAACGGATCCCAAAGTGGTGCAGATCGAAAAGACCCAGCACTTCACCCAGCCGGGCGGACCTTCCCCGGTGGCCTGA
- a CDS encoding DUF3311 domain-containing protein, with protein MSHADGYDRNGGAFPDEPRLTRDTAIRGPARPAPYIGAGILLAAAILFPLMPQLYSFDAPRLAGMPFFYWYQLLWVPISAILTGSAYWLVTKEDRRRRAEARAGGPPQAGSGSAGAGLGGGRP; from the coding sequence ATGTCCCACGCAGACGGCTACGACCGCAACGGCGGGGCTTTTCCCGATGAACCGCGCCTGACCCGGGACACCGCTATCCGCGGACCGGCCAGGCCCGCACCCTATATCGGCGCCGGTATCCTGCTGGCCGCCGCCATCCTTTTCCCATTGATGCCGCAGCTCTACTCCTTTGACGCGCCGCGGCTGGCAGGCATGCCCTTCTTCTACTGGTACCAGCTGCTGTGGGTGCCAATCTCTGCGATCCTGACCGGCAGTGCGTACTGGCTGGTCACCAAGGAAGACCGACGACGGCGGGCCGAGGCGCGCGCAGGTGGCCCGCCCCAGGCAGGCAGTGGCTCCGCCGGGGCCGGGTTGGGAGGTGGCCGGCCATGA
- the rsfS gene encoding ribosome silencing factor, with protein MTATSSSIAIARTAAKAAADKIAQDIVAMDVSERLALADVFLIASAPSERQVNAIVDGIEEELAKQDLRPVRREGRSGGRWVLLDYADVVIHVQHEEDRVFYALERLWKDCPVVDLELGDDASAKAGAVSDSE; from the coding sequence GTGACTGCAACATCATCGTCCATCGCTATAGCCCGCACGGCCGCCAAGGCCGCCGCGGACAAGATCGCCCAGGACATCGTCGCCATGGACGTCAGCGAACGTTTGGCCCTCGCCGATGTCTTCCTCATCGCCTCGGCGCCCAGCGAACGCCAGGTCAACGCCATCGTGGACGGCATCGAGGAAGAGCTCGCCAAGCAGGACCTGCGGCCGGTGCGCCGCGAGGGCCGGTCCGGCGGCCGCTGGGTCCTGTTGGACTACGCCGACGTCGTGATCCACGTCCAGCACGAGGAGGACCGCGTGTTCTACGCCCTTGAGCGTCTCTGGAAGGATTGCCCCGTCGTCGACCTGGAGCTCGGTGATGACGCGTCAGCCAAAGCCGGCGCTGTTTCCGACAGCGAGTAG
- the nadD gene encoding nicotinate-nucleotide adenylyltransferase codes for MSTRIRTASTPTSTIAGRATNISHNLQRNGARGRLRLGVMGGTFDPIHHGHLVAASEVAAEFDLDEVVFVPTGQPWQKSHKQVSEPEHRYLMTVIATASNPRFTVSRVDVDRPGPTYTIDTLRDLRAQRPDADLFFITGADALAQILSWKDIDELWSLAHFVGVTRPGHVLDGMGRDDVSLLEVPAMAISSTDCRARVASNSPVWYLVPDGVVQYIAKYGLYSEAPAGADDAPSEAREPASTE; via the coding sequence ATGAGCACGCGGATCCGCACCGCCAGCACCCCAACAAGCACGATCGCGGGCAGGGCCACTAACATTTCCCACAACCTGCAACGCAATGGGGCCCGGGGGAGGCTGCGGCTGGGCGTGATGGGCGGGACTTTCGATCCCATCCACCACGGCCACCTTGTGGCGGCCAGCGAAGTCGCAGCGGAGTTCGACCTTGACGAGGTGGTCTTCGTTCCCACCGGGCAGCCATGGCAAAAGTCCCATAAACAGGTCAGCGAGCCCGAACACCGCTACCTGATGACCGTCATCGCCACGGCCTCCAATCCACGGTTCACCGTCAGCCGTGTCGACGTCGACCGCCCCGGTCCCACGTACACCATCGACACCCTGCGCGACCTCAGGGCGCAGCGCCCGGACGCCGACCTGTTCTTCATCACCGGCGCGGATGCGCTGGCGCAGATCCTGTCGTGGAAGGACATCGACGAACTCTGGTCGCTCGCCCACTTCGTTGGCGTGACCCGGCCCGGGCACGTTCTGGACGGCATGGGCCGGGACGACGTCAGCCTCCTGGAAGTGCCCGCCATGGCCATCTCGTCGACGGACTGCCGCGCCCGGGTAGCCTCCAACAGCCCGGTCTGGTACCTCGTCCCGGACGGGGTGGTCCAGTACATCGCCAAGTACGGTCTGTACTCGGAGGCACCGGCAGGCGCGGATGACGCACCGTCCGAAGCACGCGAACCAGCCAGTACTGAATGA
- a CDS encoding glutamate-5-semialdehyde dehydrogenase, whose translation MTDALIHAAEHSGTTAAQEQPVPAAEPESAEAPLSAAGVESAVHAITDRARLAARRMATANRAWKDRALRAVGAALQENVPAILAANAMDVQRGKANGTSAALLDRLTLTESRVAGLVAALENLAGLPDPVGNVVRGQTLPNGLRLRQVNVPMGVVAAIYEARPNVTVDIAGLALKSGNAVILRGGSAAEATNQVLVRILREALESVGLPADAVQTVDQYGRAGATVLMKARGRVDVLIPRGGRDLIQTVVTNSAVPVIETGEGNVHIFIDESADENMAVEILLNAKTQRPSVCNTVETLLVHSGSTVLPAVASALRSAGVRLHVDGRISAALPATVETEPATDADWETEYMDLDLAVAMVDSLDEAVQHIRTWSTGHTEAILTNSLASAERFIAEVDSAAVIVNASTRFTDGGELGLGAEVGISTQKLHARGPMGLTELTTTKWIVQGEGQVRG comes from the coding sequence ATGACTGACGCCCTGATCCACGCTGCTGAACATTCCGGAACCACCGCTGCGCAGGAGCAGCCGGTTCCCGCAGCGGAACCGGAATCGGCCGAGGCACCCTTGTCCGCTGCCGGGGTGGAGTCGGCCGTCCACGCCATCACCGACCGCGCCCGCCTGGCCGCCCGCCGGATGGCCACCGCCAACCGGGCCTGGAAAGACCGTGCCCTCCGCGCCGTGGGCGCCGCCCTGCAGGAGAATGTCCCGGCCATCCTCGCTGCCAACGCCATGGATGTGCAGCGGGGCAAGGCCAACGGGACCTCCGCTGCCCTCCTGGACCGGCTCACCCTCACCGAATCCCGCGTCGCCGGGCTGGTGGCGGCCCTGGAAAACCTGGCCGGCCTTCCGGACCCCGTGGGCAACGTGGTGCGCGGGCAGACCCTCCCCAACGGGCTGCGCCTCCGCCAGGTCAATGTGCCCATGGGGGTGGTTGCTGCCATCTACGAGGCACGGCCCAATGTCACTGTTGACATCGCAGGACTTGCCCTCAAGAGTGGCAATGCCGTCATCCTCCGCGGCGGCAGCGCGGCAGAAGCCACCAACCAGGTGCTGGTCCGGATCCTCCGCGAAGCCCTGGAATCCGTTGGCCTGCCGGCTGACGCAGTCCAGACCGTGGACCAGTACGGCCGTGCAGGCGCCACCGTCCTGATGAAAGCCCGCGGAAGGGTGGATGTCCTGATTCCCCGCGGCGGCCGGGACCTGATCCAGACCGTGGTCACCAACTCCGCCGTGCCGGTCATCGAAACAGGGGAGGGAAACGTCCACATCTTCATCGATGAGTCCGCCGACGAGAACATGGCCGTGGAGATCCTGCTCAACGCCAAGACCCAGCGGCCCAGTGTCTGCAATACCGTGGAGACACTGCTGGTCCATTCCGGCTCAACGGTGCTTCCCGCCGTCGCCTCCGCCCTTCGCAGCGCCGGTGTCCGGCTCCACGTGGACGGGCGCATCAGTGCCGCACTGCCCGCCACGGTCGAAACCGAACCGGCGACGGACGCGGACTGGGAAACGGAGTACATGGACCTGGACCTGGCCGTGGCAATGGTGGACAGCCTGGACGAAGCCGTCCAGCACATCCGGACCTGGTCCACCGGCCACACCGAGGCGATCCTCACCAACAGCCTCGCCAGCGCCGAGCGTTTCATCGCCGAGGTTGACTCCGCTGCCGTAATCGTCAACGCCTCCACCCGGTTCACCGACGGCGGGGAACTGGGCCTGGGTGCGGAGGTTGGCATCTCCACGCAGAAGCTGCATGCCCGCGGTCCCATGGGCCTGACCGAACTCACCACCACGAAGTGGATCGTCCAGGGCGAAGGCCAGGTCCGCGGGTAG
- the proB gene encoding glutamate 5-kinase, translating to MTAVPAVPAGDRSALAGARRIVVKVGSSSLTSIKGGISEESLTALADALAAKRNAGAEIILVSSGAIAAGLAPLGLAKRPRDLATQQAAASVGQGLLMARYTQAFGAHGVTVSQVLLTAEDLMRRSQHTNALRAMDRLLNLGVVPVVNENDTVATHEIRFGDNDRLAALVAHLVRADALVLLSDVDSLYDGPPSQGARRIPLVTGAHDLEGVSIGKAGKAGVGTGGMMTKVEAAGMAAGSGIHALVTSTPNAAAALNGEDVGTWFAVNGSRKPVRLLWLAHVASVQGRLVLDEGAVRAVRHHRTSLLPAGISAVHGEFEAGDAVELAGADGTIIARGLVNYSSEELPRMLGRSTHELGEEMGSGYNREVVHVDDLVLV from the coding sequence ATGACTGCAGTACCCGCCGTGCCCGCGGGGGACAGGAGCGCGCTGGCCGGGGCCCGCCGGATCGTGGTCAAGGTAGGCTCCTCGTCGCTGACCAGCATCAAGGGCGGCATCTCGGAGGAATCACTGACCGCCCTCGCTGACGCCCTGGCGGCCAAGCGCAATGCGGGCGCCGAGATCATCCTGGTGTCCTCGGGCGCCATCGCCGCAGGCCTGGCGCCGCTTGGTCTGGCCAAACGGCCCCGCGACCTGGCCACCCAGCAGGCCGCTGCCAGCGTGGGCCAGGGGCTCCTGATGGCCCGGTACACCCAGGCCTTCGGTGCCCATGGGGTCACCGTCAGCCAGGTCCTGCTGACCGCCGAGGACCTGATGCGCCGCAGCCAGCACACCAACGCCCTCCGCGCCATGGACCGGCTGCTGAACCTTGGGGTAGTCCCGGTGGTCAACGAAAACGACACCGTGGCCACCCATGAGATCCGCTTCGGCGACAACGACCGGCTGGCCGCCCTGGTGGCCCACCTGGTGCGCGCCGACGCACTCGTGCTGCTGTCCGACGTCGACTCCCTCTATGACGGCCCACCTTCCCAGGGTGCCAGGCGCATCCCGCTGGTCACCGGCGCCCACGACCTCGAGGGCGTATCCATTGGCAAGGCGGGCAAGGCGGGCGTGGGCACCGGGGGCATGATGACCAAAGTGGAGGCCGCCGGCATGGCGGCAGGATCGGGAATCCACGCCTTGGTGACGTCCACACCCAATGCCGCAGCGGCCTTGAACGGCGAGGACGTGGGCACGTGGTTCGCCGTCAACGGCTCCCGCAAACCGGTCCGCCTCCTGTGGCTGGCGCACGTTGCGTCGGTCCAGGGCCGGCTGGTCCTGGACGAGGGGGCAGTCCGCGCTGTGCGGCACCACCGCACGTCCCTGCTGCCGGCTGGCATCTCCGCCGTGCATGGCGAATTTGAAGCCGGCGACGCCGTTGAGCTGGCCGGAGCCGACGGCACCATTATTGCCCGCGGCCTGGTGAACTACTCCTCCGAGGAGCTGCCGCGGATGCTGGGACGGTCAACGCATGAGCTGGGCGAGGAAATGGGCAGCGGCTACAACCGTGAAGTTGTTCATGTTGATGACCTGGTGCTGGTCTGA